One genomic window of Bartonella sp. JB63 includes the following:
- a CDS encoding COX15/CtaA family protein, giving the protein MIIKRLNDIALTPMQKQNRRQIQIWLYAVLLLCLAIVLIGGATRLTGSGLSITEWKPIYGVIPPISIEQWQEEFLKYQQIAQYKVLNRDMTLNAFKVIFLWEWGHRFLGRFVGLVALFGLIWFWATKRIEKKIFFQLMAVPILIAIQGIIGWWMVASGLGQSNLTSVSQYRLAIHLITACFVIIFVTYLSRGLTEYSEQPADQAVQRFAGWLVFCILIEIYFGALVAGLHAGKVYNTWPLMDGQIVPDGLLNYNPFWLSLFENPLTVQFIHRFFAYFLFIIAIIHVLYVNKKNPHSTHARRAFLLFIIIVVQAFLGIITLLNEVPISWALIHQSIALVVLCFSVAHWRATKGAYLALK; this is encoded by the coding sequence GTGATAATAAAAAGATTGAACGATATAGCTTTGACACCGATGCAAAAACAAAATCGAAGACAGATTCAGATATGGCTTTATGCTGTTTTATTGCTTTGTTTAGCGATTGTTTTAATAGGTGGAGCTACCCGTTTAACAGGGTCTGGATTATCGATAACTGAATGGAAGCCGATTTATGGTGTAATTCCTCCGATTAGTATAGAACAATGGCAGGAAGAGTTCTTAAAGTATCAACAGATAGCTCAGTATAAGGTTCTCAATCGCGATATGACTTTAAATGCATTTAAAGTGATTTTTTTGTGGGAATGGGGACACCGTTTTCTTGGCCGTTTTGTTGGTCTTGTAGCTTTGTTTGGTTTAATTTGGTTTTGGGCTACTAAGCGTATTGAAAAAAAGATTTTTTTTCAGCTTATGGCTGTACCAATTCTTATTGCTATTCAAGGTATTATTGGCTGGTGGATGGTAGCTTCTGGTTTAGGTCAAAGCAATTTGACAAGTGTTAGTCAATATCGTTTAGCAATTCACCTAATAACGGCATGTTTTGTTATTATTTTTGTTACTTATTTATCTCGAGGTCTTACAGAATATTCAGAGCAACCTGCAGATCAAGCAGTACAACGTTTTGCTGGTTGGTTGGTTTTTTGCATTTTAATTGAGATTTATTTTGGTGCTTTAGTTGCCGGTCTCCATGCAGGTAAGGTTTATAATACATGGCCATTGATGGATGGACAGATTGTACCTGATGGATTACTAAATTATAATCCGTTTTGGCTCAGTTTATTTGAAAATCCTTTGACAGTGCAATTTATACATCGTTTTTTTGCTTATTTTTTATTTATTATAGCGATTATTCATGTTTTGTATGTAAATAAAAAAAATCCCCACTCAACGCATGCTCGTCGTGCATTTTTGTTATTTATTATCATAGTCGTTCAGGCATTTTTGGGTATTATTACATTATTAAATGAAGTACCAATTAGTTGGGCTCTTATTCATCAAAGTATTGCATTGGTAGTATTGTGCTTTTCAGTTGCTCATTGGCGTGCCACCAAGGGAGCATATCTTGCGCTTAAATGA